The Lutibacter sp. A64 genome segment TACCTCCTTCAATATCAGGAGATACTTGGAGAAAATTTGTGACTCCATCACACGATTTGGTAAACGCTTTTGATGCAGAAGGAGATGTTGTGCGAAAAAATGCGACTGTTTTGTTTGAAAGCGTACAGTGGATTGATGAATATTGGGGCAATGAAATTGGAACTACAATACCATTTGGTTATAAATGGAAAAGTGCTAGTGGTTGGGCAAGTTCAAATCGTCAATATTTATTGAGATATGGAGATATTGTACTTTTAAAAGCAGAGGCCTTAAATGAAACTGGTCAGTTAGAATTAGCGGCTGTTGAGGTGAATAGAATTAGAAATAGAGCTCTTTTACCCGATTTAACTTCTGCTCAAAAAGCAAATAAAGAAGTTATGAAAGCAACTATTTTAAATGAAAGAAGACTTGAATTGGCACAAGAAGCTCAGCGATGGGATGATTTAGTGAGAAACAATGTAGCTGTTTCAACTATGAATAATTTAGTTACAATTGACCTAAGAACTGGAAGTGCCGTAAATTATAATATGACAGCTGCTAAAATTTTATTGCCTATTCCTCAACAAGAATTAGATAGAAATCCAGCATTGGTACAAAACCCTTTATAAGACTAAAAAAACAATAAAAATGAAACATTTATATATAAAAATAGTTTTCTTATTAGCGGTGATATTTACTATTGGCGCTTGTGAAGAAGAGGATAATTTACAGTCTGAAGGACAATGGGAGCTTTCTACACCTTCAATAGTATCTCCTCAAAATGATGATAAAATTGTATTGGATGAAAACACTACAAATGAATTAATAACATTTACTTGGACACAGGCAACCTCGTCAGCAGGTTACGGAGTTTTTTATTCCGTGGTGATAGTAGATGGAGATAATCCAGACTATAACAATCCTATTATGGAAATTAAAGCTGAAAATGGTGGGAAAGATCTTTCAGCAACGGTATCGTATGGTAATTTAGATACTGCTTTATCTTTAGCGGGGTACGCAGCAAATACCAATGTAAATTTAACTTGGGCTGCTGTAGCACAAAGTTTGAGTAAACAAGAAATGAATACCAGTACTTTAATTGTAACTCGTTTTGAAAACGAAATTATTCCAACACAATTATTTTTATCGGGTACAGCAACAGAAAATGGTGATGATTTATCAAGTGCAATTCCATTGCGAAGATTGAATAATGCAGAAGGAAATTCTTCAAATAATTATGAAATTTACACAAGTTTAACCGCGGGAAATACCTTTATGTTTTACAGTGAACAATCGTTACCTGCTCATAAATATGGAGGCTTTGAAGGAAACCTTGTGAAAAATGGAGATCCAATAAGTGTTGCTGAAGATGGTCAATATAGAATATCTGTAGACTTGGATAACAATACTTATTCTTTATTGAAAATTGATAGATGGAGTGTTGTTGGTAGTCCAATAATTAACAATTGGGGAGGTGATGAGCCCCTAGAGTATATTGGTGGAGGTGTATGGCAAGCTGCAATAGAATTTGTGGATACTGGTGGATTTTTATTTAGAGCAAATGGAGATTGGAGTTACTTATTGAAACGTGTTGTAGGTACTACCAATGAAGTGATTATGGAATCAGAAGCGAGTAGCCAAGGTTTATCTTATGAAGATATTCCTTCCGAAGAAAAAGGGACAATGATTGTAACGTTAGATTTATCATCAAATGCATATACCTATAGTATTGAAAAAGATCCAAATGCCGCAGAGCCAATTGAAACACCAGAAACATTATTCTTGTTTGTTAATAATACCATGATTGAAGAGCTCACTAAAGATGGTGATGTTTTTAAAACAACTAATTATTTAGCATTGCAAACAAGTGATGTTGTAACTTTAAATTCAGCATCTGATGGTTCAGGAAATGGATATACTATTTATTCTAGTATTGGAGCAACAGATACTCCTAATGATACTAAAGTAACTGTAAATGCAAATATAAGTGCTGGTAGTGATGGAATTGCAGTTGAAAGAGATCAAGCTTATGCATTTAGTATTGATTTTTCAAATGCTAAATTATCTTGGAGTTATTACAATATTACATTGTATCAATGGGATGAAATAAATCAAAAATGGGATGATAGAGACGAATATTTAATGACCTATGTTCACCCATATAAATTTACGACTTCAGCAAGCCTAAAAGCTAATTTTGATATGAAATTCTTCTCTCCTTGGGATAATGATTTTGGAGCAGATGACCCAAGTGCATTAAGTGGATCAATGACAAATCACGGTGGTTCTAATTTTAGAAACATAATTACAGATGGTACATACAATGTTTCAATTGAAATTTCAAATGACTATTTGACTGGAACATATAGTTTTGAATAATAATTAACACAAAACCAGCAGTATTCGCTGCTGGTTTAAATTTTAAAATATGAAAAATAAATTTATTAAACTGATAAAAGTTCTCATTATTGTTATTGCTTGTATTGGAATTCAAGTAGGGTGTCAGAGCTGCCAAAAGGAAAATAATGAAACTCATATACCGCCTCCAGTAATAGAGCCTATAAATGTAGAATTTTACCTAACAAAAGCAGATCAATCTATTTTGTTTACAAAACAGTCCTCTGGAATTTCAGCATATAATGAAAATAGTTATGCAACTATTAACGTTACGCCTTCAATTGAATACCAAGAAATAGATGGTTTTGGATATACTTTAACGGGAGGTAGCGCATTGCATATTAATAATATGTCATCATCAACAAGAGCAAATTTATTAAATGAACTCTTTAGATATGATGAAAATAATATTGGTGTAAGTTATTTAAGAATAAGTATTGGTGCTTCAGACTTAGATGCGGCTCCTTTTTCATACAATGATTTACCTGCTGGTGAAACCGATATTGAAATGGCTAAATTTTCTATTAATGAAGATCGAAAAAATTTAATACCTGTTTTAAAGGAAATTTTAACGATTAACCCTACTATTAAAATTATGGGCTCACCTTGGTCTCCTCCAACTTGGATGAAAACCAATCAAAATTCAAAAGGAGGTAGTTTAAAACCTGAATATTATGATGCTTATGCAACTTATTTTGTAAAATATATTCAAGCAATGGCAGCTGAAGGTATTGCCATAGATGCTATAACTGTTCAAAATGAACCTTTACATCCTGGTAATAATCCAAGCCTTTTAATGGAGGCTGTTGATCAAGCAGATTTTATAAAAAATCACTTAGGACCTACTTTTGAAACAGCAGGGATTACCACTAAAATAATAATTTACGATCATAATGCTGATAGAACCGATTATCCTATTTCTATTTTAAATGATATAGATGCTAAAAAATATATTGATGGTTCAGCTTTTCATTTATACGGAGGAAATATTAGCGATTTAAGTAAAGTTCAAACTGCACACCCTGATAAAAACCTATATTTTACAGAACAATGGGTAGGCGCAAATGAGAATTTTGAAGACAATTTAAAATGGCACACTAGAGAACTAATTATTGGTGCTACACGAAATTGGTGTAAAACAGTGTTAGAGTGGAATTTGGCAGCTGACTCAAATTTAGAGCCGCATACCGATGGAGGATGTACAGAGTGTTTAGGAGCTTTAACCATAGATGGAAATACAGTGACTAAAAATGTGGCATACTATATTATTGCGCACGCATCTAAATTTGTTAGACCTGGATCTATTAGAATAAATTCAAACTACATTTCTGAATTGCCAAATGTAGCTTTTAAAACACCTAATGGAGAAATTGTTGTAATTGTATTAAACAATACAGGTGTACAAAAAACTTTTAATATAAATGCGGAAGATGAAGCCATAACAACCACATTAGACGCCGGTTCAGTTGGAACCTATATCTGGTAATAATTTATAAAACTAAATAAAATGACCTATAAATATTTAATACTCTTTTTCGCAGTAGTTACAATTGCTTCTTGTTCAAAAAAAACCGTAAAAGAAACAGCAGTAAATAATGCGCCTATAATAGAAGAAACCCCTTTATTAAAAGATGAAGTTGAAGTATTTTCAACAGTTAAAGATAGTGACTTAAAGCTAACTTTAACAGGGAACTATAAATTTGAAGCTGCTATTCAACCTTTAGAAACTGAAGTTGCAATTTTTGTAAATCCAGAAAAAACCTTTCAAACAATGTTAGGTATAGGAGGGGCAATTACAGATGCTTCAGCGGTTGTTTTTTCAAAATTAGCAAAAGATAAACAAGAGGAATTTATTCAAGCATATTATAGTGATGAAGGAATTGGATATACTATTATAAGAACCAGCATTCATAGCTCTGATTTTAGTCCTGAAAGCTTTACTTATATTGAAGAAGGAGATGCTGAATTAATAACTTTTTCAATTGAAAGAGATAAACAATTTAGAATTCCTTTGATAAAAAAAGCAATTAATGTTATAGGTAATGATGTTGTTTTTTACGCTTCACCTTGGAGTCCTCCTCCTTTTATGAAAGGGCGAAAAGATATGTTACAAGGAGGTAAATTACTTCCTGAATTTCAACAATCTTGGGCAAATTATTATACAAAATTCATAAAAGCATATGAAGCTGAAGGAATCCCAGTTTGGGGTGTAACTATTCAAAATGAACCAATGGCTGTTCAACGTTGGGAATCTTGTATTTACACCGCAGAAGAAGAACGTGATTTTTTAAAAAATTATTTAGGACCTACTTTTGAAAGAGAGGGTTATGGAGATAAAAACATTGTAGTTTGGGATCATAATCGCGATTTAATTTCTCATAGAGCTAATGTTATTTTTGATGATCCAGAAGCTGCTAAATATGCTTGGGGAATTGGGTTTCATTGGTATGAAACTTGGACTGGAGCGGAACCAAATTACAAGAATTTGCAAAACATTAATGATTCTTTTCCTACTAAAAATTTATTGTTTACAGAAGGGTGTCAAGAAGCTTTTGATGCTAATGATTACCAACGTTGGTCTAATGCAGAACGCTATGGAAATTCTATGATTAACGATTTTAATAATGGAACTGTAGGTTGGACAGATTGGAATGTTTTATTAGATGAAACTGGAGGTCCAAATCACGTTCAAAATTTTTGTTTTGCACCAATTCACGCCGATACACAAACAGGGGAATTAATTTATACACCTTCATATTATTATATTGGTCATTTTTCAAAATTTATTAAACCTGGGGCAAAAAGAGTGAGTACAACTTCAAGTAGAAGTACTTTAGAAAGTACTACTTTTTTAAATGAAAATGGAACAATGGCAACAGTAGTTATGAATAGAACAGCAAATGAAATTTTATATAAATTAATTGTTAATGAAAAGGAAGTTTCTTTAAAAATTCCAGCTCATGCGATGCAAACAATTACTTATTAAATAACATAAGTCTATGATAATACATCTCTAGTTCTAGGATTACCTCATTTTATAGTTTATGCAGTATTAATATAAGGCATAGACTTATGGGGTTCTCAATATAAAAAAGGTTATGAGAAAAATGTTGAAGATTATTTTTTGGTAAGTAAAAGTTTACATTGGGATAGGATTTAATAATATTATCAACAATTAAAAAGAATAAAACCCAATAACAATAGTAACCATTACATAAAGTACTAAAAACCCCTTTTTAAGGGGGGGTGTTTTTATAAAATTAATTATTTTTTACAACTAATTAAATGACAAACTAAATTAATAGCGTACCGTCATTGCGGGATGGAGCGTAAAGAAAATGTTCAGTGAACATTTTCTTAACCCTCCATCCTCTTTGGCTTTCTCCCGTTGCTTCACTTCTTTAGATTGCTACTTAAATTCTCATAGGACGTTTTTAAATTCGTCATTGCGAGTGAAATGCAATGGAACGCGGCAATCTGTTGTTATTTATCTAAATTTTGTTTAATTGTTCAACACGTTGCTTCTGAAAAACTACAAAGTTGATTAAAAACTTCATCAAAATTATAACTATTATTCAAAAGATTGTCGCGGTTGTACCTTCCTCGCAATGACGTTAGTCTTTAAACTTTTCAACTAATTCCTAGGTTGCTTCATAAGATCCTGAAATCGAGTTCAGGATAACGTTGCGTTCAAACTTTCAACTTTCCAACTCTAAAAAAGCTTCGACTTTGCTTAGTAGCTGTTAGGAATGACATTACAGCGTAAAAAAACCTAACAGGTTTCTAAAACCTGTTAGGTTTAGCACCTATTTTAATTTTGAAGTATTGTAATTCTAAATTAAATATAAAATATTAAGTTCTAATAACACCCTCTAAAACAGCCCAAACATTTTTTGCTAATATTTTATGTCCCTCAACGGTTGGATGAATACCGTCTGCTTGGTTTAATTCAGGAATGCCACCAACATCTTTCAATAAAAAAGGAATTAAATCCAAGTTGTTTTTTTGAGCCAATTCAGGAAATATGGTTTTGAATTCGTTTGTATATGCTTCACCCATATTTGGAGGCAATTGCATACCTGCTAAAATAATTTTAGTTGCTGTATTTTTCTCTAAAACAGCATCTATTATTGCTTGTAAATTTGCTCTTGTTTCATTTAAAGGAACACCTCTTAATCCGTCATTTGCCCCTAATTCCAACACAAAAACATCAATTTTCTGATTTAAAACCCAATTTATTCTACCTTTTCCACCAGCGGTAGTTTCGCCACTAACACCAGAATTAATAACGGTATAGCCCAAAGAAAGTGAATCTATAGTTGTTTGAATTAGCGCAGGGTAGGCATCATTTACATCATCCAAACCATAACCAGCAGTTAAGCTATCTCCAAAAATTAAAATAGTTTTTGAAGTGGATTTTTCTGTTGTACTAGCTTCCGTTTTAGCAGGTGTTGTTTCAACCGATGTTTCTTTTTTAGAAGTTTCAGATTCACAAGAAAGCAATAGTATAAAAAATAAAAAATAACAAAACTTTAAGAAAATCTTATCGCTACTAGCACTTAAATTAAATCTCAATTGAGTATTTTTCCGTTTCATCATTTTTTTTAGAAGTATAAATATTATGACAAAGATATTAAAGATTAACGAACTAGAGAAAACATATATAAGTGGTTCAAAAAAATTAACAGTATTAAAAGATATTTCTTTTGAAGTTGAAGCGGGAAGTATTTTTTCTATAGTTGGTCCTTCGGGAAGCGGCAAAACCACTTTATTAGGTCTATGTGCTGGTTTAGATCATCCAAGTTCTGGTATTATTGAATTGTGTGGACAAAATCTACAAGATTTAGATGAAGATGATCGTGCAAAATTACGCAATAAAGAAGTGGGATTTATATTTCAAAATTTTCAACTATTACCAACACTTACAGCATTAGAAAATGTAATTGTTCCGTTAGAATTACAAGGTGAAAAAAATGCCACCAGGGTAGGAAAGGAGCTGTTGCAAAAAGTGGGGTTAGAAAATAGACTTCATCATTATCCATCGCAATTGTCTGGTGGAGAGCAACAACGTGTAGCATTGGCGAGAGCTTTTTCAAACAAACCTTCTATTTTATTTGCTGATGAACCTACGGGGAATTTAGATGAAGAAACAGGCGAAAAAGTTATTCAATTATTGTTTCAATTAAATAAAGAAGCAGGTACAACCTTGGTTATTATAACTCACGATTTAGACTTAGCAAATAGAACGCAACAAATAGTACGTTTAAAAGGAGGGAAAATAATGTCGAACGAAAAAACAATGGCAGTTTAATGACGAATTCTTCTTCAAAAGCAGCGGTACAATGGCTGTTTAAAATGGCTTGGCGCGATGGAAAAGCGAGTATTTCTAGGTTGCTATTATTTATGGCGTCTATTATTTTAGGAATTGCAGCTGTAGTTTCCATTCAATTATTTAGCGAAAATTTAAAACAAAACATTAAAAATCAGTCGAAAGCTTTAATGGGTGCTGATTTTATTATTGATAGCAGGCAACTTCCATCAAGTAAGGTACAAGCAATTATAGATTCTTTAAATGTAGCAGCTTCCGAAGTAAATTTTGTTTCAATGGCGGCATTTCCAAAAAATGAAGGCACAAAATTAGTAAAAGTGCGTGCTATAGAAGGTAATTTCCCTTTTTATGGAGTCTTAGATACTGAACCTGTAAGTGCTGCTCAAAATTATCAAGAATTGGGTGGCGCATTGGTTGATGCCACATTAATGTTGCAATTTAATTTAAAACCTGGGGATTCTATTAAATTAGGAAAGCTAACGTTTCCAATATTAGGCGCGTTAAAATCTGTTCCAG includes the following:
- a CDS encoding SusE domain-containing protein, with amino-acid sequence MKHLYIKIVFLLAVIFTIGACEEEDNLQSEGQWELSTPSIVSPQNDDKIVLDENTTNELITFTWTQATSSAGYGVFYSVVIVDGDNPDYNNPIMEIKAENGGKDLSATVSYGNLDTALSLAGYAANTNVNLTWAAVAQSLSKQEMNTSTLIVTRFENEIIPTQLFLSGTATENGDDLSSAIPLRRLNNAEGNSSNNYEIYTSLTAGNTFMFYSEQSLPAHKYGGFEGNLVKNGDPISVAEDGQYRISVDLDNNTYSLLKIDRWSVVGSPIINNWGGDEPLEYIGGGVWQAAIEFVDTGGFLFRANGDWSYLLKRVVGTTNEVIMESEASSQGLSYEDIPSEEKGTMIVTLDLSSNAYTYSIEKDPNAAEPIETPETLFLFVNNTMIEELTKDGDVFKTTNYLALQTSDVVTLNSASDGSGNGYTIYSSIGATDTPNDTKVTVNANISAGSDGIAVERDQAYAFSIDFSNAKLSWSYYNITLYQWDEINQKWDDRDEYLMTYVHPYKFTTSASLKANFDMKFFSPWDNDFGADDPSALSGSMTNHGGSNFRNIITDGTYNVSIEISNDYLTGTYSFE
- a CDS encoding glycoside hydrolase family 30 protein, whose amino-acid sequence is MKNKFIKLIKVLIIVIACIGIQVGCQSCQKENNETHIPPPVIEPINVEFYLTKADQSILFTKQSSGISAYNENSYATINVTPSIEYQEIDGFGYTLTGGSALHINNMSSSTRANLLNELFRYDENNIGVSYLRISIGASDLDAAPFSYNDLPAGETDIEMAKFSINEDRKNLIPVLKEILTINPTIKIMGSPWSPPTWMKTNQNSKGGSLKPEYYDAYATYFVKYIQAMAAEGIAIDAITVQNEPLHPGNNPSLLMEAVDQADFIKNHLGPTFETAGITTKIIIYDHNADRTDYPISILNDIDAKKYIDGSAFHLYGGNISDLSKVQTAHPDKNLYFTEQWVGANENFEDNLKWHTRELIIGATRNWCKTVLEWNLAADSNLEPHTDGGCTECLGALTIDGNTVTKNVAYYIIAHASKFVRPGSIRINSNYISELPNVAFKTPNGEIVVIVLNNTGVQKTFNINAEDEAITTTLDAGSVGTYIW
- a CDS encoding glycoside hydrolase family 30 protein, yielding MTYKYLILFFAVVTIASCSKKTVKETAVNNAPIIEETPLLKDEVEVFSTVKDSDLKLTLTGNYKFEAAIQPLETEVAIFVNPEKTFQTMLGIGGAITDASAVVFSKLAKDKQEEFIQAYYSDEGIGYTIIRTSIHSSDFSPESFTYIEEGDAELITFSIERDKQFRIPLIKKAINVIGNDVVFYASPWSPPPFMKGRKDMLQGGKLLPEFQQSWANYYTKFIKAYEAEGIPVWGVTIQNEPMAVQRWESCIYTAEEERDFLKNYLGPTFEREGYGDKNIVVWDHNRDLISHRANVIFDDPEAAKYAWGIGFHWYETWTGAEPNYKNLQNINDSFPTKNLLFTEGCQEAFDANDYQRWSNAERYGNSMINDFNNGTVGWTDWNVLLDETGGPNHVQNFCFAPIHADTQTGELIYTPSYYYIGHFSKFIKPGAKRVSTTSSRSTLESTTFLNENGTMATVVMNRTANEILYKLIVNEKEVSLKIPAHAMQTITY
- a CDS encoding arylesterase, which encodes MMKRKNTQLRFNLSASSDKIFLKFCYFLFFILLLSCESETSKKETSVETTPAKTEASTTEKSTSKTILIFGDSLTAGYGLDDVNDAYPALIQTTIDSLSLGYTVINSGVSGETTAGGKGRINWVLNQKIDVFVLELGANDGLRGVPLNETRANLQAIIDAVLEKNTATKIILAGMQLPPNMGEAYTNEFKTIFPELAQKNNLDLIPFLLKDVGGIPELNQADGIHPTVEGHKILAKNVWAVLEGVIRT
- a CDS encoding ABC transporter ATP-binding protein; this translates as MTKILKINELEKTYISGSKKLTVLKDISFEVEAGSIFSIVGPSGSGKTTLLGLCAGLDHPSSGIIELCGQNLQDLDEDDRAKLRNKEVGFIFQNFQLLPTLTALENVIVPLELQGEKNATRVGKELLQKVGLENRLHHYPSQLSGGEQQRVALARAFSNKPSILFADEPTGNLDEETGEKVIQLLFQLNKEAGTTLVIITHDLDLANRTQQIVRLKGGKIMSNEKTMAV